A stretch of Amycolatopsis balhimycina FH 1894 DNA encodes these proteins:
- a CDS encoding glycosyltransferase, with protein sequence MAQGEPQPLVSVIVVNYRGADDTITCLRALAEHDYPELELICVDNSDEAARLREAVPQARVIEAGRNLGFAGGCNLGAKHAKGTVLGFLNNDARPAPGWVSTAVAELRGQPRVAAVASKVLDWDGTGTDFVDGGLTWFGMGYKRHAGLPLEDVPAAEHEVAKDVLFGTGSAMFVRESVFAELGGFDERFFMFYEDVDLGWRLNLRGWRVRYLPESVAFHRHHGTMAAVDAPETGRETFLLERNALAALYKNLSDETLARALPAALALAVRRATARGELDATQLDLEQGVGPIESGDVAIPRSTLAGILAIDQFVEQLPSLAGSRAVEQAARVRTDADLLPLLRKALEPAYPLPRYLAAHDILVEAFGIEKAFGQRRKILVLTGDALTERMAGPAIRAWNIALALAAEHDVHLVTTNPLATPPPSPFRVSAGKHRELEAPVAWADIVVLQGHVLELAPSLKKEHRGKIVVADLYDPMHLELLEQGKGVADDKRAADLAGVTRVLDAQLERGDFFLCASERQRHFWLGHLAAMGRLSPRLYDADPTTQSLLAVVPFGLPPEPPVRTGPGLRSSLGIGGTDHVVLWAGGVYSWFDPLTLVRAIDRLRRNRGDVRLVFLGMKHPNPEVAEMDIGARTIRLADSLGLTGKHVYFNEQWVPYHERQNWLLDANCGVTTHYEHVETTFAFRTRVLDYLWAGLPIVTTDGDAFADLVRAERLGVVVPAEDDVALADALEKALYDEEFAAGCVERIAVVAQQFAWPEALKPLVEFCRDPRPAADRLPGSADLVRTPAVRGRELLRRDVDLVREYLAAGGPGELARRVGGRTLKVAKQRLRRG encoded by the coding sequence TTGGCGCAGGGGGAACCGCAACCGCTCGTCTCGGTGATCGTGGTCAACTACCGCGGCGCCGACGACACGATCACCTGCCTGCGCGCGCTCGCCGAGCACGACTACCCCGAGCTCGAGCTGATCTGCGTCGACAACTCCGACGAGGCCGCGCGCCTCCGCGAAGCCGTCCCCCAGGCCCGCGTGATCGAGGCCGGGCGCAACCTCGGGTTCGCCGGTGGCTGCAACCTCGGCGCGAAGCACGCGAAGGGCACGGTCCTCGGCTTCCTCAACAACGACGCCCGCCCGGCGCCGGGCTGGGTCTCCACCGCGGTCGCCGAGCTGCGCGGGCAACCCCGCGTCGCCGCCGTGGCGAGCAAGGTCCTCGACTGGGACGGCACCGGCACCGACTTCGTCGACGGCGGCCTGACCTGGTTCGGCATGGGCTACAAGCGCCACGCGGGCTTGCCCCTCGAAGACGTCCCGGCCGCCGAGCACGAGGTCGCGAAGGACGTCCTGTTCGGCACCGGCTCGGCGATGTTCGTCCGGGAAAGCGTGTTCGCCGAGCTGGGCGGCTTCGACGAACGGTTCTTCATGTTCTACGAGGACGTCGACCTCGGCTGGCGGCTCAACCTCCGCGGCTGGCGCGTCCGGTACCTCCCCGAGTCGGTGGCCTTCCACCGCCACCACGGCACGATGGCGGCGGTCGACGCGCCGGAGACCGGCCGCGAGACGTTCCTCCTGGAGCGCAACGCCCTGGCGGCGCTGTACAAGAACCTTTCCGACGAGACCCTGGCCCGCGCGCTGCCCGCGGCACTCGCCCTGGCCGTGCGCCGCGCCACCGCCCGCGGCGAGCTGGACGCCACCCAGCTGGACCTCGAACAGGGCGTCGGCCCGATCGAGTCCGGCGACGTCGCGATCCCCCGGAGCACGCTCGCCGGGATCCTCGCCATCGACCAGTTCGTCGAGCAGCTGCCGTCGCTGGCCGGATCCCGCGCGGTCGAGCAGGCCGCCCGCGTCCGGACCGACGCCGACCTGCTTCCCTTGCTGCGCAAGGCGTTGGAGCCGGCCTACCCGCTCCCCCGCTACCTCGCCGCGCACGACATCCTCGTCGAGGCGTTCGGCATCGAGAAGGCCTTCGGGCAGCGCCGGAAGATCCTCGTGCTCACCGGCGACGCGCTCACCGAGCGGATGGCGGGCCCGGCGATCCGCGCCTGGAACATCGCCCTCGCGCTGGCCGCCGAACACGACGTCCACCTCGTCACCACCAACCCCCTCGCCACGCCACCGCCGTCGCCGTTCCGCGTCAGCGCGGGCAAGCACCGCGAGCTGGAGGCGCCGGTCGCCTGGGCCGACATCGTCGTCCTGCAGGGCCACGTGCTCGAACTGGCGCCGTCGCTGAAGAAGGAGCACCGCGGCAAGATCGTCGTCGCCGACCTCTACGACCCGATGCACCTCGAGCTGCTGGAGCAGGGCAAGGGCGTCGCCGACGACAAGCGCGCGGCCGACCTCGCCGGCGTCACCCGCGTCTTGGACGCCCAGCTCGAACGCGGCGACTTCTTCCTCTGCGCGTCCGAGCGGCAGCGCCACTTCTGGCTCGGCCACCTGGCCGCGATGGGCCGGCTTTCCCCGCGCCTCTACGACGCCGACCCGACGACCCAGTCGCTGCTCGCGGTCGTCCCCTTCGGCCTGCCCCCGGAGCCGCCGGTGCGCACCGGGCCGGGCCTGCGGTCGTCGCTGGGCATCGGCGGCACCGACCACGTCGTGCTCTGGGCGGGCGGGGTGTACAGCTGGTTCGACCCGTTGACGCTGGTCCGCGCGATCGACCGGCTGCGCCGCAACCGCGGGGACGTCCGGCTCGTGTTCCTCGGTATGAAGCACCCGAACCCCGAGGTCGCCGAGATGGACATCGGCGCGCGGACGATCCGGCTGGCGGACTCACTGGGCCTGACCGGCAAGCACGTCTACTTCAACGAGCAGTGGGTGCCCTACCACGAGCGCCAGAACTGGCTGCTCGACGCGAACTGCGGCGTCACGACGCACTACGAGCACGTCGAGACGACGTTCGCGTTCCGCACCCGCGTCCTCGACTACCTGTGGGCCGGGCTGCCGATCGTCACCACCGACGGCGACGCCTTCGCCGACCTGGTCCGGGCCGAGCGGCTCGGTGTCGTCGTCCCGGCCGAAGACGACGTGGCTTTGGCCGACGCGCTCGAGAAGGCGTTGTACGACGAGGAGTTCGCCGCGGGCTGCGTCGAGCGGATCGCCGTCGTCGCGCAGCAGTTCGCGTGGCCGGAGGCGCTGAAGCCGCTGGTCGAGTTCTGCCGCGACCCGCGACCGGCGGCCGACCGGCTGCCCGGGTCGGCTGACCTGGTGAGGACGCCGGCCGTGCGCGGCCGGGAGCTGCTGCGGCGGGACGTCGACCTGGTCCGCGAGTACCTCGCGGCGGGCGGGCCCGGCGAGCTGGCGCGGCGCGTCGGCGGCCGGACGCTCAAGGTCGCGAAGCAACGGCTCCGCCGTGGCTAG
- a CDS encoding glycosyltransferase family 2 protein, with the protein MRDVTANPATTVVVVTWRGAGQVTACLDALAAQTRPHRTLVVDNASDDGTAALLAAHPSHPQVIRLARNTGYAGALAVALEKVQTPLMAWLNDDAEPSPDWLATLEDALEKAPLAAASTSLLARPDGTTQSAGVRLTADGHGADVTEPTGEVFGFCGGAALLRVEALRDVGGVPAQFFCYYEDTDTAWRLRLAGWDVVAAPGARVRHAHGVSSELGSALFHHWNERNRLLMLLRCAPLDVAVKQLARFAVLTAVLPLRPSRPDAANFRLGLRCRVLAEVAARLPATLLARRVITRRAALGRGAVWEAWAGL; encoded by the coding sequence GTGCGGGACGTGACCGCGAATCCCGCCACCACGGTGGTAGTCGTGACCTGGCGGGGTGCCGGCCAGGTCACGGCCTGTCTCGACGCGCTCGCCGCGCAGACGCGTCCACATCGGACGCTCGTGGTGGACAACGCCTCCGACGACGGCACCGCCGCCCTGCTCGCGGCCCATCCTTCGCACCCGCAAGTAATCCGCCTGGCCCGCAACACCGGCTACGCGGGCGCCCTCGCGGTCGCCCTCGAAAAGGTCCAGACCCCGCTGATGGCGTGGCTGAACGACGATGCCGAACCGTCACCGGATTGGCTTGCGACACTGGAAGACGCCCTCGAAAAGGCACCGCTGGCCGCCGCCTCGACCTCGCTGCTCGCGCGGCCCGACGGCACTACTCAGTCCGCCGGCGTGCGGCTGACGGCCGACGGCCACGGCGCCGACGTCACCGAGCCCACCGGCGAGGTGTTCGGCTTCTGCGGCGGCGCGGCCCTGCTCCGCGTCGAAGCCCTGCGTGACGTCGGCGGCGTCCCGGCTCAATTTTTCTGTTATTACGAAGACACCGACACGGCTTGGCGGCTGCGGCTGGCCGGGTGGGACGTCGTCGCGGCGCCCGGCGCCCGCGTCCGGCACGCCCACGGCGTCAGCAGCGAACTGGGTTCGGCGCTGTTCCACCACTGGAACGAGCGCAACCGCCTGCTCATGCTGCTGCGCTGCGCACCGCTCGACGTCGCAGTGAAGCAGTTGGCAAGGTTCGCCGTGCTGACCGCGGTGCTGCCACTGCGGCCGAGCCGTCCGGACGCGGCGAACTTCCGGCTCGGCCTGCGCTGCCGGGTGCTGGCCGAAGTGGCCGCACGGCTACCTGCGACGTTGCTCGCCCGCCGCGTGATCACCCGTCGCGCGGCACTCGGCCGAGGCGCGGTCTGGGAAGCATGGGCGGGCCTTTAA